One window of Burkholderia cepacia GG4 genomic DNA carries:
- a CDS encoding copper-binding protein: MKKGLVSIATGCALVFSGASYAAGDMAGMDMGGNAKQGADATRGMSHGEIRKVDTAAGKLTIKHGPLDNLGMDAMTMVFKVKDPAMLSQVKAGDKIDFVAEDVGGALTVVALRKP; encoded by the coding sequence ATGAAGAAGGGACTGGTTTCGATTGCAACGGGTTGCGCGCTGGTGTTTTCCGGCGCGTCGTACGCGGCCGGCGACATGGCCGGCATGGACATGGGCGGCAACGCGAAGCAGGGCGCCGACGCGACGCGCGGGATGTCGCACGGCGAGATCCGCAAGGTCGACACGGCCGCGGGCAAGCTGACGATCAAGCATGGCCCGCTGGACAACCTCGGGATGGATGCGATGACGATGGTGTTCAAGGTGAAGGATCCGGCGATGCTGTCGCAGGTCAAGGCGGGCGACAAGATCGATTTCGTCGCCGAGGACGTCGGCGGCGCGTTGACCGTCGTCGCGCTGCGCAAGCCGTGA
- a CDS encoding helix-turn-helix domain-containing protein → MTPSADPSDFSGTPLFARTVAFCAFTDVEEQARIFDGWDLNYTQISGGLFHGSSSIVSLGGIRLLVEDLDKVILQQGAVPADRIAVAVPLELEGLARMCGGKSGRDSLHVFSSQPVFEFYSPDRHVLVNVEIEPDKLSTEAMRTLAASLRARTFAPLIPMETHVADRLRVLLRNTMAAAAKCAPIEDVTTQDRIELLERTVLYAISEAMTVPAPDADALATRPTKYWSLVNAVQERLQDASTCPLSIAELCVQLGISRRTAQYAFNDTLNLNPIAYLRAVRLNHVRRALRLGESVTSAATQWGFWHLSSFAQDYRTMFGELPSATARRYAHRGN, encoded by the coding sequence ATGACGCCGTCTGCCGATCCGAGCGATTTCTCTGGCACCCCGTTGTTTGCGCGAACGGTGGCGTTCTGCGCGTTCACCGATGTGGAAGAGCAGGCGCGGATCTTCGACGGCTGGGACCTGAACTACACGCAGATCTCGGGCGGCCTGTTTCACGGCTCGTCATCCATCGTGTCGCTGGGCGGCATCCGGCTGCTGGTCGAAGATCTCGACAAGGTGATCCTGCAGCAAGGCGCGGTGCCGGCGGATCGCATCGCGGTGGCCGTGCCGCTGGAGCTGGAAGGCCTGGCACGCATGTGCGGCGGCAAGAGCGGGCGCGACAGCCTGCACGTGTTTTCGAGCCAGCCCGTATTCGAGTTCTACTCGCCCGACCGGCACGTGCTCGTGAACGTCGAGATCGAGCCGGACAAGCTGTCGACGGAGGCGATGCGCACGCTGGCCGCGTCGCTTCGGGCCCGCACCTTCGCGCCGCTGATCCCGATGGAAACCCATGTCGCGGACCGTCTTCGCGTCCTGTTGCGCAACACCATGGCCGCGGCCGCGAAATGCGCGCCGATCGAGGATGTGACGACGCAGGACCGGATCGAACTGCTGGAGCGGACCGTCCTGTATGCGATTTCCGAAGCGATGACGGTGCCTGCGCCCGACGCGGACGCGCTCGCGACGCGCCCGACGAAGTACTGGTCGCTGGTCAACGCGGTGCAGGAGCGGCTGCAGGATGCGTCGACCTGTCCGCTGTCGATCGCCGAACTGTGCGTGCAGCTCGGCATCAGCCGGCGGACCGCGCAATACGCGTTCAACGACACGCTCAATCTGAATCCAATTGCCTACCTGCGCGCCGTTCGACTGAATCACGTTCGCCGCGCGCTTCGGCTCGGCGAATCCGTGACCTCGGCCGCAACGCAATGGGGCTTCTGGCACCTGAGCAGTTTTGCGCAGGACTACCGCACGATGTTCGGCGAGTTGCCGTCGGCGACGGCGAGGCGCTACGCGCACCGGGGAAACTGA
- a CDS encoding 2-oxoglutarate dehydrogenase, with protein MSPLIVLGAVMSSAYALPPQAVAPVKLPHGGHGVDGPFFPSTRVAPVLPSTGATLQQQAQKRVDARLGGNTVLSDGAAVTKAQAQSSGLGFVAKHFDEIDAKHAGRVTMSDVRQFIQQRQVQAQQEQQE; from the coding sequence ATGTCTCCGTTGATCGTCCTCGGCGCCGTGATGAGCAGCGCCTACGCACTGCCGCCGCAGGCGGTGGCGCCGGTGAAGCTGCCGCATGGCGGGCACGGCGTCGACGGTCCGTTCTTTCCTTCGACCCGCGTGGCGCCGGTGCTGCCGTCGACCGGCGCGACGCTGCAGCAGCAGGCGCAGAAGCGCGTCGACGCGAGGCTCGGCGGCAATACGGTGCTGAGCGACGGCGCGGCCGTGACGAAGGCGCAGGCGCAGAGCAGCGGGCTCGGTTTTGTCGCGAAGCACTTCGACGAGATCGATGCGAAGCACGCCGGTCGCGTGACGATGAGCGATGTGCGGCAGTTCATCCAGCAGCGGCAGGTGCAGGCGCAGCAGGAACAGCAGGAGTGA
- the copC gene encoding copper homeostasis periplasmic binding protein CopC, translating to MHTTIAKITRLAGCVAAGALIAAAPVAASAHGKLESATPATGSTVDTAPDTLRLAFNEDLEPTFSSVKVSDASGKPVAHDKAKVDPSAPRVMTVALPKLVPGAYTVQWAAMTADAHRTKGTYTFKVKE from the coding sequence ATGCACACGACGATCGCGAAGATCACGCGGCTCGCCGGCTGCGTCGCGGCCGGCGCGCTGATCGCCGCCGCGCCGGTGGCGGCATCGGCGCACGGCAAGCTGGAAAGCGCGACGCCCGCGACCGGCAGCACGGTCGACACCGCGCCCGACACGTTGCGGCTCGCCTTCAACGAAGATCTCGAACCGACGTTCAGTTCGGTGAAGGTATCGGACGCGAGCGGCAAGCCCGTCGCGCACGACAAGGCGAAAGTCGATCCGTCCGCGCCGCGCGTGATGACCGTCGCGCTGCCAAAGCTCGTGCCGGGCGCGTACACCGTGCAGTGGGCGGCGATGACGGCCGACGCGCATCGCACCAAGGGCACCTACACGTTCAAGGTGAAAGAGTGA
- a CDS encoding SDR family NAD(P)-dependent oxidoreductase, whose translation MNAKIDGRLAGKVAIVSGGAGGCGGAASELFAAQGAKVAIIDRDGDAAETLAARLRDAGLQAIGLGADVSKQADVQNAVDAARKQYGNADILFNHAGTLIVKPFLDIEEAEWDWLMGVNVKSMFLMTKAVLPQMLEKGRGSIVCTSSISAVCATPGEVLYDATKGACHMFARAIAVEYRDRGIRCNALAPGFIRTPHGMRELKDLQAMGVDATEAAIAVQQGRLCEPSEVAAAALFLASDESSFVNGTHLFVDNCFSAV comes from the coding sequence ATGAATGCCAAGATTGACGGACGACTGGCCGGCAAGGTCGCCATCGTGAGCGGCGGCGCCGGCGGATGCGGTGGCGCCGCGTCCGAACTGTTCGCCGCGCAAGGCGCGAAGGTCGCGATCATCGACCGCGACGGCGATGCGGCCGAAACGCTCGCGGCGCGGCTGCGCGATGCCGGCTTGCAGGCGATCGGCCTCGGCGCCGACGTGTCGAAGCAGGCGGACGTGCAGAACGCGGTCGATGCGGCCCGCAAGCAGTACGGCAATGCGGACATCCTGTTCAATCATGCGGGCACGCTGATCGTCAAACCGTTCCTCGACATCGAGGAGGCGGAATGGGACTGGCTGATGGGCGTGAACGTGAAGAGCATGTTCCTGATGACGAAGGCGGTGCTGCCGCAGATGCTGGAGAAAGGGCGCGGCAGCATCGTCTGCACGTCGTCGATCTCGGCCGTCTGCGCGACGCCGGGCGAAGTGCTGTATGACGCGACCAAGGGTGCGTGCCACATGTTCGCGCGCGCGATCGCCGTCGAGTACCGCGACCGCGGCATCCGCTGCAACGCGCTGGCGCCCGGGTTCATCCGCACGCCGCACGGGATGCGCGAGCTGAAGGATCTGCAGGCGATGGGCGTGGACGCGACCGAAGCAGCCATCGCGGTGCAGCAAGGCCGGCTGTGCGAGCCTTCGGAGGTGGCCGCCGCCGCGCTGTTCCTCGCGTCCGACGAATCGAGCTTCGTCAACGGCACCCACCTGTTCGTCGACAACTGTTTTTCCGCTGTTTAG
- a CDS encoding CopD family protein, with translation MNEGIVGLLRLVAVAIQNAGFAVIVGTLLGSHWLARGASAWQRDTARRLVATLRAASVVSLLASITAFWAHCALMSEVSLLEAGPAVRAMLAGTGFGHAWLAGAVFTVVIVLLSFLRRASDARVPFAMWGALACVALARSNGGHPVDAGLFSMPVWVDWLHLLAISAWVGLVFVTAFGVMPRLAGLPASERTTGASFVQSLSDASTVALVVLFATGTYNGWRGVATPANLLASTYGQLLLLKLALVLIAAALGGHNRFFGMPTLLAALKDPGAAMPVSALRGFGAVLRIEAVVLAGVLMVAAVLVSSALPGTV, from the coding sequence GTGAACGAAGGCATCGTCGGCCTGCTGCGGCTGGTGGCGGTGGCGATCCAGAACGCCGGGTTCGCGGTGATCGTCGGCACGCTGCTCGGCAGCCACTGGCTCGCGCGCGGCGCGTCGGCGTGGCAGCGCGACACCGCACGGCGGCTCGTCGCGACGCTGCGCGCTGCGTCCGTCGTGTCGCTGCTCGCGAGCATCACGGCGTTCTGGGCGCACTGCGCGCTGATGAGTGAAGTATCGCTGCTCGAAGCGGGGCCGGCCGTCCGCGCGATGCTCGCGGGCACCGGGTTCGGTCATGCGTGGCTGGCCGGCGCGGTGTTCACGGTCGTCATCGTGCTGCTGTCGTTCCTGCGGCGCGCGAGCGATGCGCGTGTTCCGTTCGCGATGTGGGGCGCGCTCGCGTGCGTCGCGCTGGCACGCAGCAACGGCGGACATCCGGTCGATGCGGGGCTGTTCAGCATGCCGGTGTGGGTCGACTGGCTGCATCTGCTCGCGATCAGCGCGTGGGTCGGCCTCGTATTCGTGACGGCGTTCGGCGTGATGCCGCGCCTCGCCGGCCTGCCCGCGAGCGAACGCACGACCGGCGCGTCGTTCGTGCAGTCGCTTTCCGATGCGTCGACGGTTGCGCTGGTCGTGCTGTTCGCAACCGGCACCTACAACGGGTGGCGCGGCGTCGCGACACCGGCCAACCTGCTCGCGTCGACCTACGGGCAGCTTCTGCTGCTCAAGCTCGCGCTCGTGCTGATCGCGGCGGCACTCGGCGGACACAACCGCTTCTTCGGGATGCCGACGCTGCTGGCCGCGCTGAAGGATCCGGGCGCCGCGATGCCGGTGAGCGCGTTGCGCGGGTTCGGCGCGGTGCTGCGAATCGAGGCGGTCGTGCTGGCCGGCGTGCTGATGGTGGCGGCGGTGCTCGTGTCGAGCGCGTTGCCGGGGACGGTTTAG
- a CDS encoding D-arabinono-1,4-lactone oxidase, protein MELPRGGFWRNWVGNQSCVAAHMASPTSEAEIAELVHAATSQGKNVRCSGSGHSFTSVVATSGLLLSLKDYQGIVAVDERQQRVTVKAGTRINAVTRHLKEIGFSLVNQGDIDSQAIAGALATGTHGTGTTLSNLSSQVVGMRIVRPDGSIMDVSDQRDLDLLHATQVNIGMFGVVSELTLQVTDAFWLHDRVWREDFEALMEKYDDLAAKHRHFGFFWCPTSESRDLYCLPDTTRVSNSKKDYDVCEIKVMDLTDERTFYEGEHEKIAYSSEVYAIHYVANFHELEYAVPAEHGKEALRRVRDLILTKHRDCIFPVEYRFTKGDPAWISPFNQQDSVTISCSGGPNGVDYWPFLKDVDDILRDYGSRPHWGKLHFTNRDDVDRWFPKAEAFRELRRSVDPEGYFLNDHLRTLFS, encoded by the coding sequence ATGGAGCTTCCACGTGGCGGATTCTGGCGGAACTGGGTCGGGAATCAGTCGTGCGTCGCCGCGCACATGGCATCGCCGACCAGCGAGGCGGAGATTGCCGAACTCGTGCATGCGGCGACGAGCCAGGGCAAGAACGTCCGATGCTCGGGATCGGGACATTCGTTCACGTCGGTCGTCGCGACGAGTGGCCTGCTGCTGTCGCTGAAGGATTACCAGGGCATCGTCGCGGTCGACGAGCGGCAGCAGCGCGTGACGGTGAAGGCCGGCACCCGGATCAATGCGGTGACCCGTCATCTCAAGGAAATCGGCTTCTCGCTCGTCAACCAGGGCGACATCGATTCGCAGGCCATTGCCGGTGCACTGGCGACCGGCACGCATGGCACGGGGACGACGCTGAGCAACCTGTCGTCGCAGGTCGTCGGGATGCGGATCGTCCGCCCGGACGGCTCGATCATGGACGTGAGCGACCAGCGGGACCTCGACCTGCTGCACGCGACGCAGGTGAATATCGGCATGTTCGGCGTGGTCTCGGAGCTGACGCTGCAGGTAACCGACGCGTTCTGGCTGCACGACCGCGTGTGGCGCGAGGACTTCGAAGCGCTGATGGAAAAGTACGACGACCTCGCGGCGAAGCACCGGCATTTCGGTTTCTTCTGGTGCCCGACGTCGGAAAGCCGCGACCTGTACTGCCTGCCCGACACCACCAGGGTGTCGAACTCGAAGAAGGACTACGACGTGTGCGAGATCAAGGTGATGGACCTCACCGACGAGCGCACGTTCTACGAAGGCGAGCACGAGAAGATCGCGTACAGCTCCGAGGTCTACGCGATCCACTACGTCGCGAACTTCCACGAACTCGAGTATGCGGTGCCCGCGGAACACGGCAAGGAAGCGCTGCGCCGCGTGCGCGACCTGATCCTCACGAAGCATCGCGACTGCATCTTCCCGGTCGAATACCGGTTCACGAAGGGCGATCCGGCGTGGATCAGCCCGTTCAACCAGCAGGACAGCGTGACCATCTCGTGTTCGGGCGGTCCGAACGGCGTCGACTACTGGCCGTTCCTGAAGGATGTCGACGACATCCTGCGCGACTACGGCTCGCGTCCGCACTGGGGCAAGCTGCATTTCACGAACCGCGACGACGTGGATCGCTGGTTCCCGAAGGCCGAAGCGTTCCGCGAACTACGCCGCAGCGTGGACCCCGAAGGCTATTTCCTCAACGATCATCTTCGGACGCTGTTCAGCTGA
- a CDS encoding S10 family serine carboxypeptidase-like protein — translation MKPDRSSTGSRRDRRGRLAGLGVLTVVTLALAGCGGDDSSSVGASSLAQATASQQASAQQAAGNQTPAANQPYVDSVAYSMNATDGLAATQVSEKAAVMHYQWKSGGTTVNYTTTTGHLTAQDANGNAEASMSYVAYTAPSTNGKPRPVTFVYNGGPGSSSIWLRLGSFAPTRVATPDPLFGTNWPNYPLVDNAESLIDTTDLVFIDPPGTGLSEAVLPNTNQKYWGSDADVNIMRDFIQRYLNVNSRGTSPIYLYGESYGTPRTDMLALALESAGVHLTGIVLQSAILNYFADAVEAVAITQSTEGLLLETDTVAGYLPGYAAVAAYFNQVSPAPVNPDLYALQTELFTTLIYKQLQQYSQSWVLSQLGIPDALGTPVFPSDATLKLWSLPSSLTTQALRGYFNANPFGTSLLPGTTIGRYDGRVSLPNADPRLQADGDPSDILISQPFTNALATQMPDYLGYTAPNATYLPLNDNIIQVWDFSHDGQPMPDTIPDLLGALQLNPKLHVLAENGLHDLATPFFNTEKQLARLQTVKGLNPKLQVNFFQGGHMTYLDDVARPQMKRDLKIFYQGKRIPTALTLRTLPPPWPDENPAGTPTGSVPGATAATTLAAAP, via the coding sequence ATGAAACCAGACAGGAGCAGTACCGGCAGCCGCCGCGACCGTCGCGGCCGGCTGGCCGGGCTTGGCGTATTGACCGTCGTGACGCTGGCGCTGGCTGGCTGCGGCGGCGACGATTCGTCGTCGGTCGGCGCGTCGAGCCTCGCGCAGGCCACCGCCAGCCAGCAGGCCAGCGCACAACAGGCGGCCGGCAATCAGACGCCGGCGGCGAACCAGCCTTACGTCGACTCCGTTGCCTATTCGATGAACGCAACCGACGGCCTCGCGGCGACGCAAGTCTCGGAGAAGGCGGCGGTGATGCATTACCAGTGGAAGTCCGGCGGCACGACGGTCAACTACACGACGACCACCGGCCACCTGACCGCGCAGGACGCGAACGGCAATGCGGAAGCGTCGATGTCGTATGTCGCGTATACCGCGCCGAGCACGAACGGCAAGCCGCGCCCCGTCACGTTCGTCTATAACGGCGGCCCCGGCTCGTCGTCGATCTGGCTGCGGCTCGGCTCGTTCGCGCCGACGCGCGTCGCTACTCCCGACCCGCTGTTCGGCACCAACTGGCCGAACTATCCGCTCGTCGACAATGCCGAAAGCCTGATCGACACGACCGACCTCGTGTTCATCGACCCGCCGGGCACCGGGCTGTCGGAAGCCGTCTTGCCGAACACCAACCAGAAGTACTGGGGTTCCGATGCGGACGTGAACATCATGCGCGACTTCATCCAGCGCTACCTGAACGTGAACAGCCGCGGCACGTCGCCGATCTACCTGTACGGCGAATCGTACGGCACGCCGCGTACCGACATGCTCGCGCTGGCGCTCGAATCGGCCGGCGTGCACCTGACGGGGATCGTGCTGCAGTCGGCGATCCTGAACTACTTCGCGGATGCAGTGGAAGCGGTGGCGATCACGCAGTCGACCGAAGGGCTGCTGCTCGAAACCGATACCGTGGCCGGCTATCTGCCCGGCTATGCGGCGGTCGCGGCGTACTTCAACCAGGTGTCGCCGGCGCCAGTCAATCCCGATCTGTATGCACTGCAGACCGAGTTGTTCACGACGCTGATCTACAAGCAGCTGCAGCAGTACTCGCAGTCGTGGGTGCTGAGCCAGCTTGGCATTCCGGATGCGCTGGGCACGCCGGTGTTCCCGAGCGATGCGACGCTGAAGCTGTGGTCGCTGCCGTCGAGCCTGACGACGCAGGCGCTGCGCGGGTATTTCAACGCGAATCCGTTCGGCACGAGCCTGCTGCCGGGAACGACGATCGGCCGCTACGACGGACGCGTATCGCTGCCGAACGCCGATCCGCGCCTGCAGGCGGACGGCGACCCGTCGGACATCCTGATCTCGCAGCCGTTCACGAACGCGCTCGCGACGCAGATGCCCGACTACCTCGGCTATACCGCGCCGAACGCGACCTACCTGCCGCTGAACGACAACATCATCCAGGTGTGGGACTTCTCGCACGACGGCCAGCCGATGCCCGACACGATCCCCGATCTGCTCGGCGCACTGCAGCTCAATCCGAAGCTCCACGTGCTCGCGGAAAACGGCCTGCACGACCTGGCGACGCCGTTCTTCAACACCGAAAAGCAGCTCGCGCGCCTGCAGACGGTGAAGGGCCTGAATCCGAAGCTGCAGGTGAACTTCTTCCAGGGCGGGCACATGACGTATCTGGATGACGTGGCCCGTCCGCAGATGAAGCGCGACCTGAAGATCTTCTACCAGGGCAAGCGGATTCCGACCGCGCTGACGCTGCGCACGCTGCCGCCGCCTTGGCCGGACGAAAACCCGGCCGGCACGCCGACCGGCAGCGTGCCGGGCGCGACGGCCGCGACGACGCTGGCGGCGGCACCGTAA
- a CDS encoding multicopper oxidase family protein yields MVSRRQFLSGSGAALLGAAMVSKAGAASLPEAPTMAKAGTQPPIVPPNGRPYTPVATLNGWTLPWRMKNGWKEFHLTAEPVVREMAPGMNANLWGYNGQSPGPTIEAVEGDKVRIFVTNRLPEHTTIHWHGLRLPNGMDGVGGLTQPHIPPGKTFVYEFQLEAHGTFMYHPHGDEMVQMAMGMMGMFIVHPKDRATMPVDRDFVFLLAAYDIDPGSYTPRVNEMTDFNMWTFNSRVFPGIDPLPVRAGDRVRIRFGNLTMTNHPIHLHGYSFEVAGTDGGWIPPAARWPEVTADVAVGQMRAIEFTADRPGDWAFHCHKSHHTMNAMGHQVPNLIGVPQKDLAKRIGKLVPDYMAMGSTGGAMGGMEMPLPDNTLPMMTGTGPFGPLEMGGMFTVLKVRQGLGRNDYRDPGWFRHPKGTVAYEYTGELPDG; encoded by the coding sequence ATGGTGTCCCGTCGACAATTTCTCAGCGGCTCGGGCGCCGCGCTGCTCGGTGCGGCGATGGTCAGCAAGGCCGGTGCCGCGTCGCTGCCCGAAGCGCCCACGATGGCGAAAGCCGGCACGCAGCCGCCGATCGTGCCGCCCAACGGCCGCCCGTACACGCCCGTCGCGACGCTGAACGGCTGGACGCTGCCGTGGCGGATGAAGAACGGCTGGAAGGAGTTCCACCTGACGGCCGAGCCCGTCGTGCGCGAGATGGCGCCAGGCATGAACGCGAACCTGTGGGGCTACAACGGCCAGTCGCCGGGCCCGACGATCGAGGCCGTCGAAGGCGACAAGGTCCGCATCTTCGTGACCAACCGGCTGCCCGAGCACACGACGATCCACTGGCACGGGCTGCGGCTGCCCAACGGGATGGACGGCGTCGGCGGCCTCACCCAGCCGCATATCCCGCCCGGCAAGACCTTCGTCTACGAGTTCCAGCTGGAGGCGCACGGCACGTTCATGTATCACCCGCACGGCGACGAGATGGTGCAGATGGCGATGGGGATGATGGGCATGTTCATCGTGCACCCGAAGGATCGCGCGACGATGCCGGTCGATCGCGACTTCGTGTTCCTGCTCGCCGCCTACGACATCGATCCGGGCAGCTACACGCCGCGCGTGAACGAGATGACGGACTTCAACATGTGGACGTTCAACTCGCGCGTGTTCCCGGGCATCGATCCGCTGCCGGTGCGCGCGGGCGATCGCGTGCGGATTCGTTTCGGCAACCTGACGATGACGAACCATCCGATCCACCTGCACGGCTACAGCTTCGAGGTCGCTGGCACCGACGGCGGCTGGATTCCGCCGGCGGCGCGCTGGCCCGAGGTGACGGCCGACGTGGCGGTCGGCCAGATGCGCGCGATCGAGTTCACTGCCGATCGCCCCGGCGACTGGGCGTTCCATTGCCACAAGTCGCATCACACGATGAATGCGATGGGCCACCAGGTGCCGAACCTGATCGGTGTGCCGCAGAAGGATCTCGCGAAGCGCATCGGCAAGCTCGTGCCCGACTACATGGCGATGGGCAGCACCGGCGGTGCGATGGGCGGCATGGAGATGCCGCTGCCCGACAACACGCTGCCGATGATGACGGGCACCGGCCCGTTCGGGCCGCTGGAAATGGGCGGCATGTTCACGGTGCTGAAGGTCCGGCAGGGGCTCGGTCGCAACGACTATCGCGATCCGGGCTGGTTCAGGCATCCGAAGGGCACCGTCGCGTACGAATACACCGGCGAATTGCCGGACGGCTGA
- a CDS encoding ExeM/NucH family extracellular endonuclease, giving the protein MRSTIRLFAPLLLLPTLAAPVFAATAAPVSPNCGGSTTPIADIQGPGAPSPLAGQNVSIEAVVTADFGGTDGFGGFFVQQADAQRRNQPGVSEGLFVYAPKARAKAGDLVHVTGKVEEKYGQTQLTLSGAIAVCANGQTVTPATLTLPVDNPGTFAAYEGMLVRLPQTLNVTDNYELGRYGSVMLSNGRLRTPTSVVPPSQAQTQIDANARNRLVLDDGSNKQNPATVPYPAPQLSAANTLRAGYTVRDVEGVLEVRYGAWRVQPLPGAAAPAFDTRSNPRTNAPARDPKSNLRVASFNVLNYFNGNGLGGGFDDPNNRGAKTYPEFQRQEAKIVSALKALNADVIGLMEIQNNGYGELSAVRQLAAKLGSNWRVVDPGTSRLGGDAITVAMIYDSRAVEPVGRASTLAIDDKNRQPLAQSFRRIGGNQALTIAVNHLKSKNCPDAANDDLDQGDGQGCWNPTRTRAAAKLADWLAGTPTGVAGQGVLLIGDFNSYTYEDPIRLLESRGYRNLVSRWIGANAYSYVYNGEAGYLDHALASLPLASHVKAVHEWHINADEPLALQYTLAYKSAEQQKTFYAPDAYRSSDHDPVLIDIALPGGGH; this is encoded by the coding sequence ATGCGCTCGACAATCCGCCTGTTTGCCCCGCTATTGCTGCTGCCCACGCTTGCTGCACCGGTCTTCGCCGCCACCGCCGCCCCCGTCAGCCCGAACTGCGGCGGCAGCACGACGCCGATCGCCGACATCCAGGGGCCGGGCGCGCCGTCGCCGCTGGCCGGCCAGAACGTGTCGATCGAAGCGGTCGTCACCGCTGATTTCGGCGGCACGGACGGCTTCGGCGGCTTCTTCGTCCAGCAGGCCGACGCGCAGCGCCGCAACCAGCCGGGTGTGTCGGAAGGGCTGTTCGTCTATGCACCGAAAGCGCGTGCGAAGGCCGGCGATCTCGTGCACGTGACGGGCAAGGTCGAGGAGAAATACGGCCAGACCCAGCTCACGCTGTCGGGCGCGATCGCGGTGTGCGCGAACGGCCAGACGGTCACGCCGGCGACGCTCACGCTGCCGGTCGACAACCCGGGCACGTTCGCCGCGTATGAAGGGATGCTGGTGCGCCTGCCGCAGACGCTGAACGTCACCGACAACTACGAGCTCGGCCGCTACGGCAGCGTGATGCTCAGCAACGGCCGCCTGCGCACGCCGACGAGCGTGGTGCCGCCGTCGCAGGCGCAGACGCAGATCGATGCGAACGCACGTAACCGGCTGGTCCTCGACGACGGCTCGAACAAGCAGAACCCGGCGACGGTGCCGTATCCGGCGCCGCAACTCTCCGCCGCGAACACGCTGCGCGCGGGCTACACCGTGCGCGACGTCGAAGGCGTGCTCGAGGTGCGTTACGGCGCATGGCGCGTGCAGCCGCTGCCCGGCGCGGCCGCGCCGGCGTTCGATACGCGTTCGAACCCGCGCACCAACGCACCGGCACGCGATCCGAAATCGAACCTGCGCGTCGCGTCGTTCAACGTCCTCAACTACTTCAACGGCAACGGTCTCGGCGGCGGCTTCGACGACCCGAACAACCGCGGCGCGAAGACCTACCCGGAATTCCAGCGTCAGGAAGCGAAGATCGTCAGCGCGCTGAAGGCGCTGAACGCCGACGTGATCGGCCTGATGGAAATCCAGAACAACGGCTACGGCGAACTGAGCGCGGTGCGCCAGCTCGCGGCGAAGCTCGGCAGCAACTGGCGCGTCGTCGATCCGGGCACGTCGCGCCTGGGCGGCGACGCGATCACGGTCGCGATGATCTACGACAGCCGCGCGGTCGAACCCGTCGGCCGCGCGTCGACGCTCGCGATCGACGACAAGAACCGCCAGCCGCTCGCGCAATCGTTCCGTCGGATCGGCGGCAACCAGGCGCTGACGATCGCGGTCAACCATCTGAAGTCGAAGAACTGCCCTGATGCGGCGAATGACGATCTCGACCAGGGCGACGGCCAGGGCTGCTGGAACCCGACGCGCACGCGCGCGGCGGCGAAGCTGGCCGACTGGCTGGCCGGCACGCCGACGGGCGTCGCGGGGCAGGGCGTGCTGCTGATCGGCGATTTCAACAGCTACACGTATGAAGATCCGATCCGCCTGCTCGAATCGCGCGGCTACCGCAACCTCGTGTCGCGCTGGATCGGCGCCAACGCGTACAGCTACGTGTACAACGGCGAAGCCGGCTATCTCGATCACGCGCTCGCGTCGCTGCCGCTCGCGTCGCACGTGAAGGCCGTGCACGAATGGCACATCAACGCGGACGAGCCGCTCGCGCTGCAGTACACGCTCGCGTACAAGTCGGCCGAGCAGCAGAAGACCTTCTACGCGCCGGATGCGTATCGTTCATCGGACCACGATCCGGTGCTGATCGATATCGCGCTGCCGGGCGGCGGGCACTGA